Proteins from a genomic interval of Pseudoalteromonas sp. MEBiC 03607:
- a CDS encoding class I SAM-dependent methyltransferase, whose product MTNNFSAILNALAEAPLAANELCRVFHGRGHSVAELSHINLDFYPPALFLVSYEEIEEQALAQLTDTLWQWAQENAPELVTALVYQQRSGINTRNALMFGELPQEHLVSENGIKFKVDLLSRQNTGIFPDMRRGREFVQANSKNAKVLNLFSYTCGFSVAAMQGGADQVINMDMNKGVLRTGKQNHQLNGFEQGVSYFPHDILKSFGKLKKSAPYELIIVDPPSFQKGSFILTKDYQKILRRLPELLNEHTQLLLCANSPELSEQAFKDLISDHTQGAISFVERLAATDGFVEVDSDRSLKALVYKTAN is encoded by the coding sequence ATGACAAACAATTTTTCTGCCATTTTAAATGCATTAGCAGAGGCGCCACTTGCCGCTAATGAATTATGCCGTGTATTTCATGGCCGTGGCCACTCAGTGGCTGAGCTGAGCCACATTAATTTGGATTTTTATCCGCCCGCACTCTTTTTAGTTTCATATGAAGAAATTGAAGAACAAGCACTTGCGCAATTAACAGATACCCTATGGCAATGGGCGCAAGAGAACGCGCCTGAGCTTGTTACTGCATTGGTATACCAGCAACGTAGCGGTATTAATACCCGTAATGCGCTAATGTTTGGCGAATTACCACAAGAACACCTTGTAAGTGAAAATGGCATTAAGTTTAAAGTTGATTTACTGAGTCGCCAAAATACGGGAATTTTCCCTGATATGCGCCGTGGCAGAGAGTTTGTTCAAGCCAATAGTAAAAACGCAAAAGTGCTCAATCTGTTTTCATATACTTGTGGTTTTTCTGTTGCAGCAATGCAAGGTGGTGCTGACCAAGTTATAAATATGGATATGAATAAAGGTGTGCTTCGAACGGGTAAACAAAATCATCAGTTAAATGGTTTTGAGCAAGGTGTTAGTTATTTCCCTCACGATATTTTAAAGTCATTCGGTAAGCTAAAGAAATCTGCGCCGTATGAATTGATCATCGTTGATCCACCTAGCTTTCAAAAAGGCAGCTTTATATTGACCAAGGATTATCAAAAAATTCTGCGTCGTTTACCCGAGCTACTAAATGAACACACCCAATTACTGCTGTGTGCGAATAGTCCTGAGCTTTCAGAGCAGGCGTTTAAAGATCTAATTAGCGATCATACGCAAGGGGCAATTAGCTTTGTTGAGCGACTCGCAGCTACCGATGGCTTTGTTGAAGTAGACAGTGATCGTAGTCTAAAAGCTTTAGTT